A window of Mobiluncus massiliensis genomic DNA:
CTGGCGAAGTCCGCTGGATTGCTCAAGGCGCTGCAAACTCGCGCTGCCGGGCTGTTCCAGGCTTCGGCCTCCAAGACGGTTCGCACCATCGACGCCTACCGCGAAAAACTCGCGGCCTAAGGCGCTTTACTTTAGACCTAGATTCAAAGAGAAATGCGCTCGCCCTAGCGAGCAACGTCCGGTGTACAGGAACCACCAGGCGGATAAACCGAAAGGATGCCTAAAATGGCGAAAATGACTGTTGATGAACTGATCGACGTGTTCAAGGATATGACCCTGATTGAGATCTCTGACTTCGTTAAGAAGTTCGAGGAGGTCTTTGACGTGACCGCCGCTGCTCCGGCTGCGGTGGCCGTGGCGGCCGCTCCGGCTGCTGGTGGCGAAGCTGCTGGTGGCGAAGAAAAGACCGAGTTTGACGTAGTGCTCGAGAGCGCTGGCTCCTCCAAGGTGCCGGTTATCAAGGTCGTCAAGTCTCTGACCGGCCTGGGCTTGAAGGAAGCCAAGGACCTGGTTGATGGCGCTCCCAAGGCCATCCTCGAAGGCGCCAAGAAGGAAGACGCTGAGAAGGCCAAGGCTGACCTCGAAGAGGCCGGCGCTACCGTTACCCTGAAGTAGCAACGCTTTCGGGGTGCGTCGCACTCCGAAAGCCGTTCACAGGCTTATAAATCCGTTGGGCACTGCAGATATCTGCAGTGCCCAACGTGTATTTACGGATTTGCGACCGTTAGCCCTCGACCGGCAGGTCGTCCGTCTCCGAGTTCCGGTCGGGAATCCCGGTCGGAGTCTGGGAAACCGGCAGCTTAGACACATCAACGGGGTGGAGCAGGTCGATGGCGATGCCTACCGCGACCCCGGCCAAAGCGGGGGTCAGCCAGCCCATCTGGACACTGCCCAGCGGAAGGACATGCAAAACGTCTTGCAGAGCCTGCTGCCAACCGGTGACGTGCTCCCAAGCCGGGAGCTTGAAAGTCGAGATAGCTTCAAAAATCCCGATGATGGTGGCTACCCACGCGGACAGCCGGTAGGTCCAGAAAAGCTGGCGCTTCATGGTGTAATCCAGCAGGGCGATGAGAATCAGGCAGATAGCCGGGGGATAGGTCGCCAAACCAATCGTCACCACGATGGCCAGGATGTTCTCTAGGCCCAGGTTGGCCACCAGCAGGGAAACTACCACGTGAATACCCAGCATGGCCGACCGATGAACCTTCGGGAACAGGTCGCAGAAGTATTGGGTCGAGGCTCCCATCAGTCCGGTAGCGGTGGTCAAACAGGCCAGGAACACGATAATCGAGAACAAAATCTGACCGACCGGACCGAAAATCATTTGCGCCGCCAGGGACAGACCGGCAGCCGGGTTAGCAATCTCTTGGTCAGCCACGCGGGTACCTACGAAGGCCAAGCCTGTGTAAACAATAGCTAGGGACGCTCCGGCAATCCCGGCGGTAAAGGTCGTGGCCCGGAACACGGAACGCTTTTCGTTGTAGCCGTGAGCGTGCAGCTGGGTAATGATAACGACGCCGAACACCAGGGAGGCCAGGGCGTCCATCGTGCCGTAGCCGGTAATCAACCCGGCGGTAAAGGGCGAAGCCTGGTAAGACGGGTCAGGGTGGAGTGTCTCGACACTGGGCAGTTTAAACATCGCGATGGCAATCATCACCAGCAGCAAAATCAGCAGCGCCGGGGTCAGGTACTGACCGATACGATCGAGCATCCGGTCGGGACGGTTCAGCAGAATCAACACGATGGCAAAGAAAATCAACGAGTAAATAAACAGCCCGACATGATTCGCGGCGGTCTCTCCGCTCTGGGCTCCGAGGCTGGTCAAAGGCCGGATGGCCATCTCCCAAGACACGGTCGCCACGCGGGGCATCGCGTAGAGCATCCCGCAAAACAGGAATACGGCTACGGTCAGGATCAGGCCCGGAATGTGTCCGATGCGGTCCGCAATCCGCCCGGCTCCGTAGGCATCCGTCGAGGCCGCCATCATCCCCGCCACCGGGAACAGCACGCCCGTCAGCAAAATACCGATAACCGCGGGGATTACGTTGGCCCCGCCGCTGACGCCGACTTGGAACGGAAATATCAGGTTGCCCGCGCCGAAAAACATGGCGAACAGGGCAAATCCGGAAACTAAAAGGTAGGTGTCGAAGCCTTTACGGCTAGGGGAATTCATATATATAGCCTTCCTGATGGGTGGCAAATTGGTGGGACTTTCCCGGATTCCAAGCCTAGCACAAGTCAGATTTACCAGGAATTCCCCGGTTTCTCAAGGGTTTTAGGGGGAGTCGGGTTGGTTAGGGTCGGTCAAGGCCGGTGACGCGAGACGGGCGGTCAAGGGCGGCGGTGCGGGAAGGCCGGTCGCACGGGATTGCCCAACCTGGGGGGTACGGCTGGCGCTCGCCCGGATCCGGGAACCAACCTTGCGCCAGCTATTTAGTGAAGCAGTGCGCGGAGTGGGCCACCGCCCACGCCAAGCTGGCTAACAGCGCAGTTCCCGGAACGGAACTGTGGCAGCCCGCAGTCGTGCCGCGGTCAGGTCAGCGATGGTATGCAACCCTTGCTCCCCAGCCGGGCCGGATTTTGCCGCGCTAAATGGCTCTTCCAGCTGAATCAGGAAAAAACGCCGTCCGGTGGCGTGTGCCGCCTGCCCGGTAGTGCCCGAGCCGGCAAAAAAATCCAGGACCGTGTCGCCGGGGCTGGTAGCGGCTTCGATGAGGACTTGCAGCAGCTTCGTGGGCTTCGGGGTTTCAAACAGTCCGCCGAGCCCCAGATGCTGCAGTTCTCGCTGCCCCGAAATCGTCGAAGGGCCCACAACCAGGTCTTTCAGGGCAGTTTCATGAAAATTCCGGATTTTCGTATAAATTTTTAGGCTGCGATGAGCCCCCCGGCCGTGTACCTGAAATTCCAGGTCAGCATAATCGCGTTCCACCTTCGCTCGTGACCAGCGCCAAGCGTGATACTTCAGTCCCGGTTTCGCATTCGGATGGGGGTGGGCGCTAACCCAGCCGGCACCTGCCAGTTTGGGGTCAGTGGCCCCGACCTCGCTGGTGCGCACCGCTCCGCTCTGGGGATGATAGTGAATGTCGAACACCATCGAAGGGGCGGTGACCTCGTTGAACTTCGAGTTCGTGTTGTACAGCTCGTTCTTGGTGACATAAGCCCCGCGCGCATCGTGTTTCACTTGGCGTTGGGGCAGGTGATACACGGTAGGCATGAGTTGTTGCAACAGCTCGGTGCGGCCGCGGAGCTGGCCCACTTGGGTGGCATTGCGGGCATAAGTCAAGATGTATTCATGCGTTCCCGCTGGTCCGGCCCCCAGCTGGCGGCCTTTCAGGTTAGAGACCCACACGAAGTTGCCAATCAGGTTTGCGGTGCCAAAAATGCGGTCCATCTCGAGTTTCAGTTCGCACAGTTGGTTAAAGTCAATCGAGATAAAGATGAGGCCGTCAGCACTGAGCAGCTCGCGCGCCTCCGCCAATAGCGGGCGCATCATCGCGAGCCACTCGTCTTTGGCGCGCCGATCGTGGTAGGCGAAAGTGTTTCCGGTGTTGTAGGGCGGGTCGATGTAAATCATCTTCACGCGTTGCCCGGCTTGGTGCAGCGTCCGTAAACCTGCCGCGGCATCGGCACGCAACAGCCAGTTACCTTCCCGAAAATCGTCCACGAAAAAATCCTACCGAGCCTCGTGCCGCGTACCGGGAAAAATCGCCGGTCGAACCGGGAAAGTCAGAACCGGCGCTTGGGATGGGACACGGAAATAATGGCACCCTGGGGCAACACCTTGTTCGGATCCAGGGATGCCGGCACGGTGGCGACAAAAGCCTGGAAAGTCGGGGGACGGCGCACAATGAGTTCGAGTTTCCCGCCGTCGGCTTCAATGAGCTGTTTGGCTAGCGCCAAACCAATCCCGGTCGAACCGTGTCCAGACACGCCCTTCTTAAAAATATCCGGGGCGATTTCATCGTCCACGCCCTCGCCTTCGTCGCTGACCTCGAAATACATGCCCTTTTTGTTGCCGCTCATCTTGGCGCGTACCGTAGTCGTGCCCGCCCCGTACTTCAACGAATTCTCCAGCAGAGTGGCGATGACCTGGCCCAGCGAGCCCGGCGTGGCCAGAGCGGGGCGGTCGGTTTCGTTACGGAACACCAGTGGGCGATTCGCTGCCCGGAACTGGTTTTCCCACTCGTTTTGCTGGTGTACCAGGAATTCGTCCACGTTAATCGCCTGGGTGGTGCCCCCGCCGGCGTTTTGAGAGTTGCGTTTCAGGTCCTCGACCACGCCGGTCAGACGTTCCAGCTGGTCCAGGCACTGTTCGGCTTCTTGCTGTACCTCCGGTTCACTGCTGATCATCTGGATTTCTTCCAGCCGCATAGACAGCGCCGTCAGCGGGGTGCGCAGCTGGTGGGATACGTCCGAAGCGAACTGGCGTTCCGCGGCGATACGCCCCGCCAGGTTTTCGCTGGCCCGGACCAGTTCGTCTTGTACCAGGTCGATTTCTTCAATCCCGGAGGGAGTCACGCGGGGACGCACCCCGCCGGAACCGAGCTGTTCAGCCTGAGCGGACAGATAAATGAGCGGCGCCGAGATTCGGCGAGAGGACCGCAGCGCGATGAACGCGCCGACCAAGACTGCTGCCCCCACCCCGGAAAGAGTCACCAAAACAAACACTACGGAACGCGAACGGGCGTTATCCGAGGAAGAAATGACTGTCAGGGTGGCTCCTGTGGCGGTCTCGACCCTGGAGACGAGCGGGAAAACCGGGCGAGTCCCAAAGCTCAAATCGCGCCCGTCCTGAGTGGTGACTTCCACCCTGGTGTTCGCCGAGCGTCCCGGCCACAGCCAGCTGGCCACGGTGACATCAGTCACATAGTGGCCGGTCAGAGACGTACGGTCCAGGGCCAGCGCGTATTGTTTAGCGGTCGCGTCAACATCGGCGCGGGCTGAATCCCACAGCTGATTGACAGCGAAAGCGGCCAAGGGCACGCCCAGCAACAGCACGGCAATGATGACCGCGCTGAGGATGGAAATCAGGATTTGCTTGCGCAAGGGCTAGGCAGTTTCAAAACGGAAGCCCATGCCGCGCACGGTGGTGATGTAATGCGGATTGTTCGCGTCGTCGCCGAGTTTGCGGCGCAGCCACGAGACATGCATGTCCAGGGTCTTGGTGGAACCCGACGGGTCCCCGCCCCACACTTCCCGCATAATGGCATCCCGCTCCACGACTGCGCCGGCTTCGCGCACCAGCACCCGCAGCAGTTCAAACTCTTTCGCGGTCAGCTGCAGTTCGCGCGTGCCTTGGAACGCGCGGTGGGCGGAAACTTCGATGCGCACGTCCTGAGCGGTCAGGTCGCTTTCTTCGGTAATTTCCCCGCCGGAGCGCCGCAGCAGCGCCCGCACGCGAGCCAGCAACTCGCCCAGCCGGAAAGGCTTGGTGACGTAGTCGTCCGCCCCGGCGTCCAAGCCCACCACCATGTCAACTTCGCCGGTACGCGCCGTCAGAATGAGAATCGGAATGGTCAGGCCTTGGGCGCGAATCGTGCGCGCTACGTCCAGGCCGTCCATATCGGGCAGCCCCAAGTCCAAAATCACCATGTCGGAGTCATTGACTTGTTTCAGGGCAGAACCGCCCGTAACGTGGGCGCTGACTTCGTAGCCTTCACGCTGCAAAGCGCGGGTCAGCGGCTCGGCAATCGCGGGATCGTCTTCGACTAAAAGGACTCTGGTCATTCCTCTTCCTCTGCTTTCGCTTTTCTATCTCCTGGTTCCGTTTGGTTCCGTTCTCTCGAATTGACCGAAACTCTGGATCTTCACAGGTGTTCGTGAACTGGGAGAATGGTGAAACCCTAAGTCATCATCGAGTAAAACTTTACCCTCTTTTGACCCGTTGCGCTATTCGACGGAACATTTAAATTATTCCTTAGTATTCCCAGTCTTTTTGGGCCTGCCTGGTGGGTATTCTGTCCGGTTCTTCCGGGTGGGAACGCAACCGCAGCTAGAATGGGGCTGACGAAAGGAAACTGGTGATGCTGTCCCATTACGTGTCGGGTGAACCGCACAATCCGATGGTGGTGTTGGTTCACGGAGTCTGCGATTCGGCCTTGGCGTGGGTCGATTTGCTAAACCACCTGCGCGACCGCTACTTCGTGGTGGCACTGGATTCGCTGGGACACGGTACCTCGAGACGTTTGCGAGATTCCGAGTTGGATGACCCAGGTGAGGCGACGGCAAAGGAGCTGGAGCTGACCCTTGAACATTTGGAAAAACTCTATGGGCAAACCCCGGTCATCGTAGCCCATTCCATGGGGGCAGCCGTGTCCAGTTACCTCTGTGTGCGCCGTCCCGAGCTGATGAAAGCGCTCTTTCTCGAGGACCCGGCCTGGCTCAGTCCCTCCCAAGCGGCCGGATATCGCCAGCGGGCTGGTGAACAGGTCGCCCGCTATGAAGACACCTGGCGGGCCAATCCGGTGGAAACGCTGGCGGACAACGTGGCACAACGTCCGGGCTGGAGCGCCGCCTCGCACTACGGCTGGGCATTGGGCAAAGGGCTGGTGGACCCGCGCCTGCTGGCAACCGGTATCGTCAGTTTTCGCGAACCTTGGCCGGAAATCGTCGCGGCGCTGCGCGTACCGACCAAAGTTGTTACCTCAGACACGGATGAGGTGTTGATTGGTCTGGCGGGCGTAGACGCTATCGCCCAGGTGGGTAATCCTCTGGTGCAAACTGAGGTTATTTCCGGGACTGGTCACGGCGTGCGGCTCGGCGCCCCGGAACAATACCACGCCAGCTTAGACGAATGGCTCCACCGCTACGCGGGCTGACCGGAAAGGCAAAACGATGCAACCCTTCTTGTGCCCCGAACTGACGCCAGCAATCGCCGCTACGCCCCCACAAACACCTTGTGACCTGCAAACTATGCGAAGCGAAGGGGACCGAATGTTAGGTATGTCCACAGAAACCCGGACTGGGGTAGAACTGGACGTGAGGGAAATCCCCGGTGGGGACGGTCAGCCTATGGAACTGCGCTGTTTCACCCCGCAAACTACCGCGCAGCCTGCGGCGGCAGAAGGTCGGTCGGGTTATTCAGCCATCTTGCTCACTTTCCATGGCGGCGGTTACGTGGCTGGTAGAGCCCGGTTTGATGATGTGCATAATGCTGAACTGGCTGAGTATTTGGGGGCACAAGTCCTGTCCGCGGACTATCGCCTGGCGCCCGAATTTCCGGTGGACCGGGCGGTGGCGGATTGCCGGGCGGCGCTGCTTTACGCCCTGGAGCGGGGTCGCGAGTTGGGGCTGGAAGTGTATGTTTTCGGCGATTCTGCCGGGGCGGGGCTGGCGTATTATTCCGTGGCGGAGTTGATTGGGCAGCACGACCAGTGCCCGGTGGCGGGAATGATTCTGTTTGAGCCCTGCTTGGATCCGCGCTGCGAGAGTGAGTCTATGCAAACTCACGCTGCCGGCCCGGTCTGGACGGCCGAGGCTAATCGGGAGGCTTGGGCTTTGGCGGCACCGAGCCCGGCTGAGCGCGCGAAACTGACGGCAATCCTGGACAGTCCGGCAGTGGCGGGCAAAATGCCGCGCAGTCTCATCGTGGTGAACCCCATCGATCCGTTGCGCGATGAAGGGCTGCGTTTAGCGCTGCGCCTGGCGGATTGCGGGGTGGAGGTGGAGGCGCATATGTATGCCGGGACCTTCCACGGGTCCTTGCGGGTGCCGGGCAGCCAAACCTGGGCTGAACTGCGGGAACTGCTGGGTCGTTTTCTGGGTTGCCGCGATTCAAACCCGCGCGATTAGGCTAGAGGCATGGAAAAATCGGATTCTGTCAGGGGTGCGGCCGCGGTGAGCTTGGTGTTGGCTTCCGCTTCCCCGGCGCGGCGCAAAGTGTTGCAGGGGGCGGGATTGCGCCCGGTGGTGCAGGTTTCTCACGTGGACGAGGACGCTTTGCTGGCTGAGCTGCGTTCGCGTGCGGCGGGTCCCGCCGAGCAGGTATTGGCTCTCGCACAGGCAAAAGCGCGGGCGGTAGCGGGGGAGCTTGAGACGCCGCTTTCGCCGGGTGCGGATACGTTGGTGGTGGGCTGTGACTCCATGCTGGAGTTTCACGGCGAAGTACTGGGTAAACCCCACAATCCCGAAATCGCCCTCGCGCGGGTGCGTGCCCTGTCGGGGGGTTGTGGGGTATTACACACGGGGCATTGGGTGATGCGTTTACGCCGCGATGCCGCCGAGCCCGTTGCGCAAGTGGGGCGCACCGAGTCTACCGTGGTGCATTTCGCGGATTTTAGCGAGGCGGAGGCTCGCGCCTACGTGGCTAGCGGGGAACCGCTGGAAGTCGCTGGCTCATTTACGATTGACGGCCTGGGCGGGGCATTCATCAGCGGTATCGAGGGTGATCCGCATAATGTCATCGGGATTTCCTTGCCGTTGCTGCGAAAACTGGCAGGCGAGCTGGGGATTTTCTGGCCCTCGTTGTGGAACTGAGCCGAATCCCCCCTATTCACCCCGGAAAAAGTTTCCCCTTGACAGCTGTGTGATGGTGTATTAGTGTTGTAGTACACAAACATGGTACCGCGTTTGTTTAGGTAAGGAGAAGCTGATGGATTTCGATACTGGAACGCCCATTTGGCGTCAGTTACTTGACGACTTCTCGCGGCGTATTACCAGCGGAGCGTGGGAGCAGGGTTCCCAGATTCCCTCTGTACGTGATTTATCCGCCGAGTACGGGGTCAATCCCAACACCATGCAAAAGGCATTGACCGAGCTGGAGCGCACCGGCTTGGTTGCCTCGCGCCGGGGCTTGGGACGTTTCGTCACCGAAGATGCCGGAACCGTCCGAGAACTCGGCAAGGATCTGGCGAAAACCTCCGTACGCAACTTCATAACAGACATGAAGACTTTGGGACTAAGCCTCAGCGAAGCCCAAGATCTGTTGAATAGTCAATGGAAAGGACGTGATTGAGATGCAACCCTTAGTGGAAGTGTCCAACCTCACCAAACGCTACCAGGGCATCAAGGTAAACGGGGTGGTGAAACCGGCATTAGACCAGCTTACCCTCAACTTGAGCGCCGGGAGAGTCGTCGGTTTGCTGGGCGAAAACGGCTCGGGCAAGACCACGCTGTTAAAGATTCTGGCCGGGGTGCTGGAACCTACCAGCGGGCAAGTCTGCATCGATGGCCAGGAAGTCGGGACGAAAACCAAAGCCATGACCTCTTTCCTGCCCGATGCCGCCTGGCTGCCCGAATCAATCAGTGTTGACGCGGCTATCAACCGGCACGCGGATTATTTCGCGGACTTTGACGCGAAAAAAGCCACGGAACTGGTGGAGTTCCTGGGGCTGGAACGCAGCCTAAAAACCAACCACATGAGCAAAGGGATGCGTGAAAAACTGCAGCTGGCGCTGATAATGTCACGTTCCGCCCGGCTCTATCTATTGGACGAACCGATTTCGGGAGTGGATCCGGCGGCGCGCCAAACCCTGCTGGACACCATTGTGAAAGGCTGGAACCCCGAAGCGACTCTGTTTATTTCCACCCACCTGGTTACCGACATTGAGCCGGTACTGGACGAAGCCGTATTCCTGCACGCGGGCAAGCTGTTCAAACAGGGCGAAGCTGATGAACTGCGGGAAGCCTACGGCATGTCCCTGGACCTCATCTTTAGGAAGGAATACTCCCATGTTCGCTAAAATATTCAAGTATGAAGCCAAAGAAATGGGCTGGCAGCTGCTACTCTATCTGGCTGTCGGCTTGGCGGTGGTGTTTGCCTCGGGGCTGTTGAGCCTCACTAACCAAAGTTTCCTGGCCACCACGGGCACCACCATCGGCGCCCTAGTGGCAATCATCATTCCTTTCCTCGTGTTTATCATGGGTTCCAAGTACTACTACCAGACCACCTATGGGCAGCGCGGCTACTTTACAAACACCCTGCCGGCCTCGGGTGGAACAGTGCTGGGTGCGAAGTCTCTGTGGCTGTTTATCGCGGTCCTACTCAGCATTTGTTGGAGCTGCTTGGCGCTGGGCTGGATCATCTTTACCCAGATGGCGGGGTCGGCAGGACCCGAGCTGAGCTTCGGCGACAAATTTGCTGCCACCTGGGAGGCTATCGGGCAACTCCTGCAAAGCACCCCCGCCTACCTCATCATCACTATGATTGTGGTCTTACTGCTGGCGACGGCACAGTTTGTGCTGTGGGTGGTGAGCTTTTCCGCCCTGGCTAACCGTTTCGGCTTCGCTTACCTGTCTACCAACAAGGCGGTGACCATCAGCGCGATTCTCCTCTATGTGGTTTATGAGGCGGTGTTGGCTCTGTTTACTTTCCTGGTGCCGGCGACGTTGCACATCACGACTACGGCAGGCAGCGCCCAGACAAAGGTACTTATCGGCGCTATTTTCTCGCAGACTAACGAGGGGGCCGGCGTATTCATTCCGTTGGGAATGCTGGGCTTGATTCCCCTGTTGATTGTCGGCTACTGGTTTGCCCACAACTCGCTGTCTCGACACCTGTCGTTGCGTTAGTTGGGTGTTTCACTGTGGTGGCTCGGTATTCCGGGCCGCCACAACATTTAGGGTCACAAGGTCGGGGCGGTGCTTACTTGCCCATCAGCAGGTTAGCGGCCGCGCGGGCGGTGGAAAGCTCCAGGTCGGGGTCTGTGCCACAGACGTTGACGTGACCAAGTTTGCGCTTCGGGCGGTTACTCTTGCGATACAGATGAATCTTGGCTTCGGGATATTTCTCCATCACGCTGGTCACGGCCAGAGCCGGGTCGTCCAGCTTACTGCCCAGAACGTTAGCCATTGCGGTGTAGGGTGCGGTGCGGGAAGTGTCGCCCAACGGCAGGTCCAATACTGCCCGCAAATGCTGTTCAAACTGGGAAGTCACGCAGCCATCTTGGGTCCAGTGTCCGGAGTTGTGCGGGCGCATGGCCAGCTCATTGATGTACAGGCGGTATTTGCCATTGGGAGTTTTCACCAGGAACATTTCAACCGCGTACACCCCGGTGATGTCGAGTTCCACGCCAATTTGGCGTGCCAAGTCCTCCGCCTGGTCAATGATGTCCTCAGGAATTGGGGCTGGCTCCAAAACAGCCGCGCATTGTCCCTGTTCCTGCCAGGTTTGCATGGGGATATAGGTGCGCAGTTCCCCCGAAGCACGCCGCGCCGCCATCACGGCCAGCTCGCTGCTGAAAGGAACACGCTGCTCGACCAGGCACTCGATGCCTTCATCCAAGCCTTCCCGCCAGGTCTTAAACTCGTCCAAACTCGATACCAAACGTACCCCGCGCCCGTCATATCCGCCGTGGCTGATTTTTGCCACCAGTGGCCAACCGCAGCGCCGACCCACGTCCTTGACCGCATCCAAATCCGCCCCATTGGCCCAAGCGGGCATGGGCAGCCCCAACTCACCCAAACGCTGGCGCATCGCCAGTTTGTCTTTCGCATAGAGCAGGGCGGATTGGGAGGGTCGGGCGGGAACACCGGCCGCGGCGGCAGCATCGAAAACGGCGTCCGGAATCAACTCGTGTTCAAAAGTCACCACGTCAGCCCCGTCCAGCAGCTCGCGCAACGCTTCGGGGTCGTCAGGGGAACCCACCACAGTTTCCGGACACACGAAAGCGGCCGGATCCGAGGGAGAGTCAGCTAAAACTCGCAGGCAAAAGCCCAGTTCGCCGGCTTCAGTAGCCAGCATTCGGGCCAGTTGACCAGCGCCGATACACGCCACTACGGGCGGATGATAGGTGGTCAACTCAGTTCTCCTCTGTGTCCATCACGTTTTTCAGAGCTTCGCCTTTGTCGATGGCTACTTGGCGCAGCAGGGCTTGATATTGCAACATCCGTTTGCGCATCTGTTCCGCTTGTGGTCCTTCACCAGCGCCCAAGATACGGGCAGCCAGCAGGGCGGCGTTCTTCGCGTTGCCGATAGAAACGGTAGCGACCGGCACCCCGGAGGGCATTTGCACGATAGACAGCAGGGAGTCCATGCCCTCCAGGTGTTTCAACGGTACCGGCACCCCAATGACCGGCAGGACAGTAGCTGCCGCCAGCATCCCCGGCAGGTGCGCCGCTCCGCCCGCGCCGGCAATGATCACCCGCAAACCGCGCTTTTCCGCCGAAGTCCCGTACTCCAGCATGTCGATAGGCATCCGGTGGGCGGACACGACCCGAGCCTCGAAAGGAATCCCAAAGTCGCGCAGCACCTCCGCGGCGGCCGACATCGTCGCCCAATCGGAATCCGAACCCATCACCAAGCCCACCAGGGGCGCATTCTCAGCTTCGCTCATAGCGCCATTCTACCCCGTGGGTTCCCAGCCCGGGGCGGGGATTGGAGTATTCGTCCTCGCGTTCGGCCGGGTGCAGCTCGAGCCGTAATCCGGGCGGGCGAGATGTCTCTCGCGTCTTGACTTGGGTGGGGTGTCGCGAGGGTTGTGGTTTGGGTGGGCGAGATGTCGCTCGCGGAGGTCTCGCGCGACTTGGGGGGTCACAGACCCCCCTCGGAAAATGCTTGCGGAGCATAGCATTTTCCTCACCCCCTAGCGTCGCCTGCGAGTACCTCCGCCTTCGCTCCTCTCGCCCCGCTGACGAGCAAGGCCCCGCCCGGCCGGCTATCCAAATGAGCGACACCCCGCCCAGCTGGGTATCTGAAACGAGCGACAACCCGGCCGGCTGTCTCAATGAGCGATAACAATGAACCTAGAACTGCGGGGTCAGGTCGGCAGGGGTTAAGGTCCCGTTACGTAGCCCTTCCCAGAAAGCGGGCGTGCGGCTCTCGTCCAGCTTCACCGTCGAGCCCACCCCGCCGCCGGGGTTGTAGCCGAGCGACGCGATGGGGGGCACCCCCTGCAATCCGGTGTTCCCGGCCTTCCGCAGTGCCAGTGCCATCCGGCCAATGTCAAGGGT
This region includes:
- a CDS encoding ABC transporter ATP-binding protein, with the translated sequence MIEMQPLVEVSNLTKRYQGIKVNGVVKPALDQLTLNLSAGRVVGLLGENGSGKTTLLKILAGVLEPTSGQVCIDGQEVGTKTKAMTSFLPDAAWLPESISVDAAINRHADYFADFDAKKATELVEFLGLERSLKTNHMSKGMREKLQLALIMSRSARLYLLDEPISGVDPAARQTLLDTIVKGWNPEATLFISTHLVTDIEPVLDEAVFLHAGKLFKQGEADELREAYGMSLDLIFRKEYSHVR
- a CDS encoding ABC transporter permease, translated to MFAKIFKYEAKEMGWQLLLYLAVGLAVVFASGLLSLTNQSFLATTGTTIGALVAIIIPFLVFIMGSKYYYQTTYGQRGYFTNTLPASGGTVLGAKSLWLFIAVLLSICWSCLALGWIIFTQMAGSAGPELSFGDKFAATWEAIGQLLQSTPAYLIITMIVVLLLATAQFVLWVVSFSALANRFGFAYLSTNKAVTISAILLYVVYEAVLALFTFLVPATLHITTTAGSAQTKVLIGAIFSQTNEGAGVFIPLGMLGLIPLLIVGYWFAHNSLSRHLSLR
- a CDS encoding 5-(carboxyamino)imidazole ribonucleotide synthase, whose product is MTTYHPPVVACIGAGQLARMLATEAGELGFCLRVLADSPSDPAAFVCPETVVGSPDDPEALRELLDGADVVTFEHELIPDAVFDAAAAAGVPARPSQSALLYAKDKLAMRQRLGELGLPMPAWANGADLDAVKDVGRRCGWPLVAKISHGGYDGRGVRLVSSLDEFKTWREGLDEGIECLVEQRVPFSSELAVMAARRASGELRTYIPMQTWQEQGQCAAVLEPAPIPEDIIDQAEDLARQIGVELDITGVYAVEMFLVKTPNGKYRLYINELAMRPHNSGHWTQDGCVTSQFEQHLRAVLDLPLGDTSRTAPYTAMANVLGSKLDDPALAVTSVMEKYPEAKIHLYRKSNRPKRKLGHVNVCGTDPDLELSTARAAANLLMGK
- the purE gene encoding 5-(carboxyamino)imidazole ribonucleotide mutase; protein product: MSEAENAPLVGLVMGSDSDWATMSAAAEVLRDFGIPFEARVVSAHRMPIDMLEYGTSAEKRGLRVIIAGAGGAAHLPGMLAAATVLPVIGVPVPLKHLEGMDSLLSIVQMPSGVPVATVSIGNAKNAALLAARILGAGEGPQAEQMRKRMLQYQALLRQVAIDKGEALKNVMDTEEN